GCCGAGGCGGCGCAATGCGGCGGCCACCGCGGCCGATGGGTCTGCGGCGCCCGTGGCCCGCGCGGCGACCAGCAGGTTGTCCGCGACGCTGAGCGAGCCGAACACCTCCAGCCGCTGGTACGTCCGGCCTAATCCGAGCCTCGCCCGCCGGTGCGTCGGATAGCGGGTGACGTCGCGTCCGCCGAGCAGCACCCGGCCGCCGCTGGGGCGCAGCCGTCCGCACACCACGTCGAGCAGGGTGGACTTGCCCGCGCCGTTGGATCCGATTAGGCCGGTCAGCCCTCCCGCCGATACTCGCAGGCTTATTCCGGTCAGCACGGGCACGCCCGGGTAACCCGCCGTGACCTCGCGTGTTTCCAGCTGCACGGACATCGGGCCGGGCCTTTCGCGCGAGGGCGGGAGTCGTTGAGTCGTGATACAAAGCAAACTCAAGGGACAGCCTGTTGTCGAGACGAGGGACGGGGCGCGTGGAGATCGAAGAGCGGATACCGGAGAGCGCCGAGAACCCCGCTCCCGCCGCCCCGGTGCGGCCGGAGCCGCGGCGAATCGGAGTGCCCCGGGCGCTCGGGGAGATCCTGGCGGTCTACGTGCCCTCCTTCGGCCTCGGCGTGTTCACCGCGCTGGTGCTGCTGCACAACCCCAGCCTCGGCAACAACGACCAGGTCAGCGGGTGGCTTCCAGCGCTCGAGGAGATACTGCAGTACGTCATGCAGGCGAGCGTGACCATCTTCGGCGTGGCGTTCTTCTGCGTGCAGCGCGGGGTGACCCTGCCGATGCTCTTCGGCAAGCCGAGCCGGCAGCCGGAGCCGAGGCTGCCGGCCGGTTGGCCGGCCTACGACGGCGTGGCCCAGCCGACCCAGCCGCAGCCCCAGTGGGGGGCGCCGCCGGGGCCGGAGCCGACCCGGCCGACGCAGCACCCGCAGTGGGGCCACGCGCCTCAGGACGTCCAGCACGCCCCGGCGGACGCCCGGCCGGAGCCGACCCAGCCCATGATCGCCGAACCGCCCACCACCCCCGTGCCCGGGTGGGGCGCCTGGGGCTCGGAGCCGACCCAGCAGCAGGCGCCGCCGCCCGGGAACGGGTACGGCTTCGACGGCCAGGCGCCGATGTTCTTCCCCGGCTTCCCGCAGCCGCCGGCGGACCGCGGCCGCGGCTGGCAGTTCGCCCGCGCCTACTTCATCTCGATGGCGGGCGTGCTCGGCTTCCTGATCTCGGTCGTCATCTACACGAGCCTGACCCGCCAGCAGACCGGCGCGCCGGACCAGGGCAACAGCCCGTGGCTGGTGCTGGTCGGCCTCGTCGTCGCGCTCTCGGCCGGGTTCGGCGAGGAGATGCTGATCACCGGGCTGGTCACGAACGCGCTGGAGAAGGCCGGCATGACCGGCAACCGCGCCTGGGTGATCTACCTGGTCGCGATCTGCCTTCGCATCCCGTTCCACCTGTACTACGGCTGGGCCTCGCTCGGCGTGATCATCTTCACCTGCGTCAACATCTACGTCTACCGGCGCTGGCGTCTGCTGTGGCCGATCATCCTGGCGCACGCGACCTACGACTTCTTCGAGTACGTGGGCAGCGTCGTGCCGCAGGCGGCCGGCGGCCTGATGATCCTGGGCCTCGGGCTCGGCACGCTGGTCATGCTCGTGGTGATCCTGAGCATCGAGAACTCGGACCGGATGGCCCGGCGCCGCTACGACCAGTTCGTCCAGGGGCAGCGCCTGGCCGGCAACCCGGACTTCGCCGCCGGCTGAGACCGCCGGCTCGGTCCGCCGGCTGAGCGGCGGTCGGCCCGCAGATCGCGCCCAAAGCTCATCCCCCGTACCGGGCCGGTACGGGGGATGAGCTTCGGGGCGGCGGATCCGGGCGCGGCTACGGGGTCGGCTTCTTGCCGGTCACGCCCCAGCTCACCAGGCGGATGAGCGCGCCGCGCAGGTCCTTGTCCTTCACCGACCAGGACTCGAAGGTCTTGGGGTGCGCGGCCGAGGCGGCGAGCATGGTCACCAGGGCGCCGGCGGTGGCGTTGGCCGGGACGTCCGCCTCCACCTTGCCGGTCTTCTGCAGCTCGGTGATGGCCGAGCTCAGCGCCTTGTGCACGGCGTCGAGCACGCGCATCCGGTGCTTGGTGAAGCGCTTGTCGCCCTCCGCCGCGGCCAGGTCGACCACGCGCAGGATCGAGTCGTGCTCCTGCCAGAAGTCCATCAGGCCGTTGACCAGCTCGGTGGCCGAGACGGTGCCGGCCCGGCCGGCCCAGCTGCGCTCGCTGGCCAGCTCCTTGAGCTCGGCCGCCTCCTTGACCACGTCGGCGGCCAGCTCCAGGATGGCCGCCTCGATGTCCGGGAAGTACTGGTAGAAGGTCGCCGGCGAGGTCCCGGCGTCACGTGCCACGTCGATGACGGTGACGTCCCGGTAGGACCGGGCCGCCAGCAGTTCGGCGAGGCACTCGAGGAGGCGGGCCCGGGTCTCCTGGCCACGCCGGCCGGCTATCCGTCCATCGACGGTACGTACTTGTGTCATACCGTCAGCTTATCTACCTATGATCAGTTAGATAATGTGATGGACCGTCCACCTACGCCGTTCGGGTCGGCTCGAGTCGCACCACGATCGACTTCGAGGTGGGCGTGTTCGAGGTCTCGGCCGTGGAGTCCAGCGGGACCAGCACGTTCGTCTCCGGGAAGTACGCGGCCGCGCAGCCGCGCGCGGTCGGGTAGCTGACGACCCGGAAGGCGTCGGCGCGGCGGACCACGCCGTCGGACCACTCCGAGGTCAGATCCACCAGCTGTGCGTCCTGGAGATCCAGCTCCCTGATGTCATCGGGGTGCACGAACACCACCCGCCGGCCTTGGTGCACACCGCGATAGCGGTCGTCGAGGCCGTAGATGGTGGTGTTGTACTGGTCGTGCGAACGGACCGTCTGCAGCAGCAGGGCGCCGGCCGGGACCCGCAGCACCGTGAGGTCGTTGACGGTGAAGTTCGCCTTGCCGGTCGCGGTGGGGAACGTGCGCGAGTCGCGCGGACCGTGCGGCAGCTGGAAGCCGTCAGGTTCGCGCACCCGCCGGTTGAAGTCGGCGAAACCCGGTACGACGCGCTCGATGTGGTTGCGGATCAGGTCGTAGTCCCCGGCCAGGCCGGCCCAGTCGACCTGGTCGTCGTCGCCGAACAGCACCCGGCCGAGACCGGCCACCACCGAGACCTCACTGCGCAGGTGCGGGGAGGCCGGGCTGAGCCGGCCCCGCGACTTGTGCACCATCGACATCGAGTCCTCGACGCTGACGAACTGTTCGCCGCCGGCCTGCTCGTCCCGCTCGGTGCGGCCGAGGCAAGGCAAGATCAGCGCGGCATCGCCGGTCACCGCGTGCGAGCGGTTGAGCTTGGTGGATACCTGCACGGTGAGCTTGCACCGGCGCAGGCCCGCCTCGGTCACGGCCGTGTCCGGCGTGGCCGAGACGAAATTGCCGCCCAACGCCATGAACACCCGTACCTTGCCGTCGCGCATCGCCCGGATCGACTCGACCGTGTCGTAGCCGTGCTCGCGCGGCGGCGCGAAGGAGAACTCCCGGCCCAGCGCGTCCAGGAAAGCCGCGGTCGGCTTCTCGTAGATGCCCATGGTCCGGTCGCCCTGCACGTTCGAGTGCCCGCGCACCGGGCACACGCCCGCGCCCGGCCGGCCCACGTTCCCGCGCAGCAGCAGGAAGTTGACCACCTCGCGGATCGTGGGCACCGAGTTCTTGTGCTGGGTCAGGCCCATCGCCCAGCAGACGATGATCCGCTCCGACCGGCGCACCCGCGCGGCCACGGACTCGATCTGTTCCCGGGTCAGGCCGGTGGCGGTGAGCACGTCGTCCCAGGACGTCCCGCGGACGTCCTTGGCGAACTCCTCGAACCCGTGCGAGTGCGCGGCGATGAACCCGTGGTCGAGCACCGTGCCCGGTGCCTCGTCCTCCGCCTCGAGCAGCAGCCGGTTCAGCGCGCGGAACAGGGCGAGGTCGCCGTTCAGCCGTATCTGCAGGAACTCGTCCGAGAGCGGTGTGCCGGAGCCGAGCACGCCGGCCGCCTTCTGCGGGTTCTTGAACCGCATCAGGCCGGCCTCGGGCAGCGGGTTGACCGCGACTATGGACGCCCCGGCCTTCTTCGCCTTCTCCAGCGCGGTGAGCATGCGCGGGTGGTTGGTGCCCGGGTTCTGGCCGGCGATGATGATCAGATCGGCCTTGTAGAGGTCGTCGAGGGAGACTGAGCCCTTGCCGACGCCGAGGGTCTCGCCGAGCGCCGAACCGCTCGACTCGTGGCACATGTTGGAGCAGTCCGGCAGGTTGTTGGTGCCCAGGCGGCGCACCAGCAGCTGGTAGGCGAACGCGGCCTCGTTGGAGGTGCGGCCGGAGGTGTAGAACACCGCCTCGTCCGGCGTGCCCGCCTCAAGCTCCCCCGCCACCAGGCGAAACGCCTCGTCCCAGTCGATCGGCCGGTAGTGGGTCGCGCCGGGCTCCTTATACATCGGCTCGGTCAGCCGGCCCTGCTGGCCCAGCCAGTAGTCGGTGCGCTCGGCCAGCTCGGCCACGGAGTGCTCGGCGAAGAACTCCGGGGTGACCCGGCGCAGCGTCGCCTCCTCGGCCACCGCCTTCGCGCCGTTCTCGCAGAATTCGAAATGGCTGCGCTCGCCGCCTTCCGGCCAGGCGCAGCCCGGGCAGTCGAAGCCGTCCTTCTGGTTGACCTTCAGCAAGGTCAGCGCGGTGCGCCGGGCACCCATCTGCCGCTGCGCGATCTGCAGGGCGTGGGTGACCGCGGGTGCGCCGACGGCCCAGGTCTTGGGCTCGGTGACGCTGAGTTCGGACTCGTCCGGGTCGGTGGCGGGTGGCTTCGACATGCCCATGACTCTAATGCCGTAGCGCGATTACGCCATATTCATACGTTCGGGTGATTCGAGAAGGTTAAGCCTTCGCCCGGCGTGTCGCTCCCCTGCAATGGAGGCGGTGCTCATTCCGTCCAGCCGTCGAAGGCCGCTCGTCTCTAGTAAGGGGAAGCGTCATGGGCTCGCATGCCAAAACCCGCACCACCGGACGCAAGACCGCCCTGGGTGCCCTCGCCGTCGGCGCGACGCTCACCGGCGTGGGACTGACCGCCGCCGCGCTCGACCCGGCCACCGCCGTGCTCTCCGCGGGCTCGGCCCCCGGCGCCGGCGCGGCGATCCAGCTCTCCGGCCTCGCCGACCCGGTCGCGATCAGCCCGCAGACGAGCACGCTCACCGCGCTCACCGCCGCCCCCGCGACCAGCACCGTCGGCTCGGCGGCCTCTTCGGCCGGTTCGACCGGCAAGGCAGTCCGCGGCACGGTGCACCAGGTCACCTCCGCGATCGCCGCCCGCTCGGGTGGCTCGGTGCCGGACGCCGCGACCTCGACCAGCCGGCCCGTACTCTCCACGCCGGAGCAAAGCTCCACCCCGGCCGCCGCCGGCTCCGGGCAGAGCGCGATCCGCCCGATCCAGCAGGGCTCCGGCGCGCTGACTTCCGGCTACACCGGCAAGCACCGGCAGGCCAGGTCCGCCCCGACGCCGACGGACGACGGCCAGCTCACCGACCTGCTCGGCTCGGACTCGCTCCCCGATCCGCTCTCCGGCCTGCTCGGCGCCGGTTCGAACCCGTTGTCGGGACTGCTCGGCTCCGGCGACTCGACCGCTCTGCTCGGCGCGGTGCCTCTGCTCGGCGGCCTGTAGGCCGAGCCGCCGCGGGCTCGGTTCCGCGGCGTGTTCACCGGATCGGGTGGTCCAGGTCGCCCGATGGGATGATGATCACTGATATGCCTCGGTCCGGCTGGCAGCATGGTCGGTCATGAGCAACGGCATGGAGTCGCTCATCCACCGCGACTACGCGGCCTTCCTCGCCGCCGTCCCGCTGATCGCGGTCGGAGCGCTGGCCGGCTTCTCCCTGCGGGACCGCGGTGCGGCGCCCGCGGGCGCGTCGAGCGAGTCGGCCCCGGCCGCCTCCGCCGACCTCGCGCCGGGTCCGCCGCTTCCCCAGGATGTGGAGTACGCGCTGATCGGCGTGCTGCTCGCGGTGATGGCCGATCAACTCGAGCACGACCCGGCGGCCTTCCCCGCGCTGGCCGGCGCCGCCTCGCGGCTGGTGCCGCCGACGCAGCGCGCCGGCGCCGGGCCGCTGGTGTGGACCGGGATGACCGAGCGGGCCGGCCGGGCCGCGGTGCAGGTGCTGCGGCCCGCCGCGCTCAGCAGCCTGGTGCGCGCGCTCACCTACGACTACCTGGGGGCGCTGGGATGACCGCGACCGTGAGCGAAGCGAGACGTGCGGACGCCGAGGGCGACCCGTCCTTCCCGGGCGAGGGCGCGAGGCCCTGGGCCGAGCCGGCCGACCCGGTCGGCGAGCCCGAGTCGGCGCCGTTCCTCGGCCCTTATATCGGCTTGGTCTCCGGCGTGCTGTGCGCGCTGGTCGGCGCGTTCCTGCTGCTCGCGCCGTACGCCTTCGACTATCGACACGGCGCCGCGAGCGTGCCCCGCAGCAGCGTCGTCGACCTCGCCACCGGCGCGGCCGTGCTGGTGCTCGGCTTCGTGACGGCCGGCCTGTTCGGCGCGACGCTCGTGCGCCGGCTGCGCGCGCCCGAACCGGTCCGCCGCCGCTTCGCCGAGCCGGAGCCGGAGCCGGTCGAGCCGCCCGAACTGTTCCTCGAGCCCGAACTCGAGCCCGCGCCGGAGCCGGTCAGGGCGCCCGAGCCGCAACCCGTGGCGCCCCCGGCCGCCCCCGCCGCCGCGCCCGCGATCGACGCGGCCGGCGCCCTGCGCGACCTGCTCACCCCGCTCGTCGCCGCGCTGGCC
This genomic window from Actinospica robiniae DSM 44927 contains:
- a CDS encoding TetR family transcriptional regulator — protein: MTQVRTVDGRIAGRRGQETRARLLECLAELLAARSYRDVTVIDVARDAGTSPATFYQYFPDIEAAILELAADVVKEAAELKELASERSWAGRAGTVSATELVNGLMDFWQEHDSILRVVDLAAAEGDKRFTKHRMRVLDAVHKALSSAITELQKTGKVEADVPANATAGALVTMLAASAAHPKTFESWSVKDKDLRGALIRLVSWGVTGKKPTP
- a CDS encoding ATP-binding cassette domain-containing protein produces the protein MSVQLETREVTAGYPGVPVLTGISLRVSAGGLTGLIGSNGAGKSTLLDVVCGRLRPSGGRVLLGGRDVTRYPTHRRARLGLGRTYQRLEVFGSLSVADNLLVAARATGAADPSAAVAAALRRLGLADFAGYPAGKLPTGLARLVEIARALAGGARVLLLDEPSSGMGADELARFARTLRDLRADGLALLLIEHDLELVHEVCDEVYRLRGGRADQA
- a CDS encoding CPBP family intramembrane glutamic endopeptidase; the encoded protein is MEIEERIPESAENPAPAAPVRPEPRRIGVPRALGEILAVYVPSFGLGVFTALVLLHNPSLGNNDQVSGWLPALEEILQYVMQASVTIFGVAFFCVQRGVTLPMLFGKPSRQPEPRLPAGWPAYDGVAQPTQPQPQWGAPPGPEPTRPTQHPQWGHAPQDVQHAPADARPEPTQPMIAEPPTTPVPGWGAWGSEPTQQQAPPPGNGYGFDGQAPMFFPGFPQPPADRGRGWQFARAYFISMAGVLGFLISVVIYTSLTRQQTGAPDQGNSPWLVLVGLVVALSAGFGEEMLITGLVTNALEKAGMTGNRAWVIYLVAICLRIPFHLYYGWASLGVIIFTCVNIYVYRRWRLLWPIILAHATYDFFEYVGSVVPQAAGGLMILGLGLGTLVMLVVILSIENSDRMARRRYDQFVQGQRLAGNPDFAAG
- a CDS encoding FdhF/YdeP family oxidoreductase → MSKPPATDPDESELSVTEPKTWAVGAPAVTHALQIAQRQMGARRTALTLLKVNQKDGFDCPGCAWPEGGERSHFEFCENGAKAVAEEATLRRVTPEFFAEHSVAELAERTDYWLGQQGRLTEPMYKEPGATHYRPIDWDEAFRLVAGELEAGTPDEAVFYTSGRTSNEAAFAYQLLVRRLGTNNLPDCSNMCHESSGSALGETLGVGKGSVSLDDLYKADLIIIAGQNPGTNHPRMLTALEKAKKAGASIVAVNPLPEAGLMRFKNPQKAAGVLGSGTPLSDEFLQIRLNGDLALFRALNRLLLEAEDEAPGTVLDHGFIAAHSHGFEEFAKDVRGTSWDDVLTATGLTREQIESVAARVRRSERIIVCWAMGLTQHKNSVPTIREVVNFLLLRGNVGRPGAGVCPVRGHSNVQGDRTMGIYEKPTAAFLDALGREFSFAPPREHGYDTVESIRAMRDGKVRVFMALGGNFVSATPDTAVTEAGLRRCKLTVQVSTKLNRSHAVTGDAALILPCLGRTERDEQAGGEQFVSVEDSMSMVHKSRGRLSPASPHLRSEVSVVAGLGRVLFGDDDQVDWAGLAGDYDLIRNHIERVVPGFADFNRRVREPDGFQLPHGPRDSRTFPTATGKANFTVNDLTVLRVPAGALLLQTVRSHDQYNTTIYGLDDRYRGVHQGRRVVFVHPDDIRELDLQDAQLVDLTSEWSDGVVRRADAFRVVSYPTARGCAAAYFPETNVLVPLDSTAETSNTPTSKSIVVRLEPTRTA